The Formosa sp. Hel1_33_131 genome window below encodes:
- a CDS encoding helix-turn-helix domain-containing protein has translation MNSLNLNFYNILIVLGIVHGIIFSFILFFNPKLKSKTNIFLALTILALCFSNLQYWLLDVGLSPGYENNNLIFIPFEFLMVPMFFLFVKSYLKNDFKKHHIFLLLVPFSSAIFYQILTDLARVNSKVIEFFNLVIEYGSLLFSLVIIFLVFKNIRDYEKKVANDSFNEIPITVTWLKRILIFGFFLCILWLLSLTVFESYFPSGYYQYYPLWIGISVLIYWIAYTSIFQNSIYEERGEIRNRIIKSRITKDQDTSKNQNKLLEIDELSENINPNKFSEINNLILKRRLYLKPKLSLKMISKQTNLSEGYLSQIINSNTDNNFNEYINNMRVENAIKLLLDDDYFKYTITAIGLESGFNTKTSFYNAFKKITGHTPNNYKKLVQNH, from the coding sequence ATGAATTCACTTAACCTCAATTTCTACAATATTTTAATTGTACTAGGTATAGTGCATGGGATAATTTTTAGCTTCATATTATTTTTCAACCCTAAACTAAAGTCTAAAACAAATATTTTTTTAGCTCTTACTATTCTAGCATTGTGTTTTAGTAATCTACAATATTGGCTTTTAGATGTTGGCTTGTCTCCAGGTTATGAAAACAACAATCTAATATTTATTCCATTTGAGTTCCTAATGGTTCCGATGTTTTTTTTATTTGTGAAAAGTTATTTAAAAAATGATTTCAAAAAACATCATATATTTTTATTATTAGTTCCATTTTCTTCTGCTATTTTCTATCAAATACTGACTGATTTAGCTAGGGTTAACTCAAAAGTTATTGAGTTTTTTAATCTTGTGATTGAGTATGGCTCTCTGTTGTTCTCATTAGTAATCATCTTTTTAGTTTTTAAAAACATAAGAGATTATGAAAAGAAAGTAGCGAACGACTCTTTTAATGAAATTCCAATCACAGTTACTTGGCTTAAACGGATTCTAATCTTTGGTTTTTTTCTTTGCATATTGTGGTTGCTTTCACTTACTGTTTTTGAATCTTATTTTCCCAGTGGATATTATCAATACTATCCTTTATGGATTGGTATTTCTGTACTTATTTATTGGATTGCTTATACTTCAATTTTTCAAAATAGTATTTATGAGGAGCGTGGAGAAATCCGAAATAGAATTATAAAAAGTAGAATCACTAAAGATCAAGACACTTCAAAAAATCAAAATAAATTATTAGAAATTGATGAGCTCTCAGAAAATATCAACCCCAATAAGTTTTCGGAAATTAATAATCTCATTTTAAAGCGTAGGTTATACCTTAAGCCAAAATTAAGTCTTAAAATGATTTCTAAACAGACCAACTTGAGCGAAGGGTATTTATCTCAAATAATAAATTCTAATACAGATAATAACTTTAATGAATATATTAATAATATGCGTGTTGAAAATGCTATAAAATTATTATTAGATGATGATTATTTCAAATACACCATAACTGCAATTGGACTTGAATCTGGTTTTAATACAAAGACAAGTTTTTATAATGCTTTTAAAAAAATCACAGGACATACTCCAAATAACTATAAAAAATTAGTCCAAAATCATTAA
- a CDS encoding endonuclease/exonuclease/phosphatase family protein, which yields MTQKFISNTLLFFSLLCLTIGQAQEKRKFKIHTVAFYNVENLFDTINDPNKYDEASPIMKLKTNLEGVYKKKVQNMAKVISQIGSEGSKNSPAIIGLSEVENRSVVEDLANDPALLSKDYGIVHFDSPDERGIDVALMYQKTLFTPLSSSTHELILMDDSKDKRDYTRDQLLVSGYLEGDLIHVIVNHWPSRSGGEAKSRSKRVAAAALNKRLIDSLQSNDPYAKIFTMGDLNDNPDNDSVKKILEAEGDKSLVGFKGIYNPMEAIYKTGIGTNAYKGVWFLFDQILVSKPLLDDDYSSFRFYKAGIFNAPYLINKKGKYKGYPFRSFTYSGFIGGYSDHLPVYVHVIKEVE from the coding sequence ATGACTCAAAAATTTATTTCAAATACACTGCTGTTTTTCAGCCTGTTGTGTCTTACAATAGGCCAGGCGCAAGAAAAAAGAAAATTTAAAATTCATACGGTTGCGTTTTATAATGTTGAAAACCTCTTTGACACGATCAATGACCCCAATAAATATGATGAGGCTAGCCCTATTATGAAGCTTAAAACTAATTTGGAGGGAGTTTATAAAAAGAAGGTCCAAAATATGGCGAAGGTTATTTCTCAAATAGGAAGTGAAGGGTCTAAAAATTCGCCTGCAATCATTGGACTATCGGAAGTAGAAAACAGGTCTGTTGTAGAAGATTTAGCCAATGATCCTGCTTTACTATCAAAAGATTATGGGATTGTACATTTTGATTCTCCAGACGAGCGTGGAATTGATGTCGCATTAATGTATCAAAAAACATTATTTACACCATTAAGTTCAAGCACTCACGAGCTAATACTCATGGATGACAGCAAAGACAAAAGAGATTACACAAGAGATCAACTGCTGGTCAGCGGGTATTTAGAGGGTGATTTGATCCATGTGATTGTAAACCACTGGCCTTCTAGAAGTGGTGGAGAAGCCAAAAGTCGTTCCAAACGTGTGGCAGCAGCAGCCCTTAATAAGCGTTTGATTGATTCTCTTCAATCCAACGATCCCTATGCCAAAATATTTACGATGGGAGATCTTAATGACAATCCTGATAATGATAGTGTAAAGAAAATCCTAGAAGCTGAAGGGGATAAAAGTCTCGTAGGATTCAAGGGGATTTACAACCCAATGGAAGCGATCTATAAAACAGGGATTGGAACCAATGCGTACAAAGGGGTTTGGTTTCTATTTGATCAGATTTTGGTGAGCAAACCGCTGCTAGATGACGATTATAGTTCGTTTAGGTTCTACAAAGCTGGCATCTTTAATGCACCTTATTTAATTAATAAAAAAGGAAAATACAAAGGCTATCCTTTTCGAAGCTTTACCTATAGTGGATTTATTGGGGGCTATAGTGATCACCTTCCTGTGTATGTGCACGTTATTAAAGAAGTGGAGTAA
- a CDS encoding TonB-dependent receptor, whose protein sequence is MNTPNLCGLFVFFNIFFSFAQQTIVQGSIKDMLTDQPLEGVLVHFEHTQLNTLTDALGEFKFSSNVPLGEQFLSLKRVGYLVARYPIIVSEGQILDIQDMMLEVDNSDDDLFTITLSDDELNSDTSGADNITGLLASSQDIFQRAAAFEFSSSFFRVRGLNSDNGTVLMNGIEMNKIYNGRPQWSNWGGLNDILRNQELTTGLAPSSYNFGGILGTTNINLRASEYQSGSRVTYSSSNRSYTNRVMATHASGVVKGDWSYAFSLGRRWGNEGYQDGTFYNANSFFVAVEKKVNDKHSLNFTGFYTPNKRGKSSPNTQEVYDLKNIKYNEYWGYQDGEKRNSRVKRIAEPVLMLNHYWDFTDKTSLNTNIAYQFGELGNSRLDYAGGANPSPSYYQGLPSYFLADTDGPDLAGAYDAYQNFTEEGQLDWNRLYDANVTNNITGDNAAYVLYEDRSDDTQLSVNTIINSEISEHVTLNAAINYKRLKSHNFAEIIDMLGSTTGYLNIDSFDQVQFDLQNPNQIVGEGDTFRYNYNLEANILSMFAQAQFTYNKVDFFLAVSNTKTSYQREGLYQSEVYADNSLGKGEKVEFTGIGTKGGFTYKFSGKHLLVANVGYLTKAPTIRNTFSSSRDNHTIVGDQSGFGINEEKISTFDLNYIYKSPIVKTRLTGYFTKMQDANEVSFYYADGISGVDSGTAFVQEVLEGIDKRHLGIEFGIEAQVTPTIKLTGVASVGQYTYDNNPNLLLTSSDFIDGLNFGEANLENYKIAGGPQRAASLGFEYRDPNYWWFGTTANFMSNAYVDVSPLTRTENFYLDTDGIPFPDYDPTLAKELLRQEKFDSYMLWNAVGGKSWKVGNKYISLFVSLNNILNTQFKTGGFEQGRNANFQSLKEDTSAPKRRFGPKYWFGRGTTYFINLNLRF, encoded by the coding sequence ATGAACACACCCAATTTATGCGGTCTGTTTGTGTTTTTTAATATTTTCTTTTCGTTCGCTCAGCAAACAATAGTGCAGGGGAGTATTAAAGATATGCTAACAGACCAACCCCTTGAAGGGGTATTAGTGCATTTTGAACACACGCAACTTAATACGCTCACCGACGCATTAGGCGAATTTAAGTTTTCTTCAAATGTTCCTCTTGGAGAACAATTTCTTTCTCTAAAGAGAGTCGGCTATCTAGTTGCACGCTATCCTATTATTGTCTCAGAAGGACAAATATTGGACATTCAAGACATGATGCTTGAAGTAGACAATTCAGATGACGATTTGTTTACGATTACATTATCAGATGATGAGTTAAATTCTGATACGAGCGGTGCAGACAATATTACCGGATTGTTAGCCTCCTCTCAGGACATATTTCAACGCGCAGCAGCCTTTGAATTTAGTTCCTCCTTTTTTAGAGTTCGTGGACTCAATTCCGATAATGGAACTGTGTTGATGAACGGTATCGAAATGAATAAAATATACAATGGAAGACCACAATGGAGCAACTGGGGAGGTTTAAATGACATCCTTAGAAACCAAGAGTTAACCACAGGTCTAGCGCCTTCCTCTTATAATTTTGGAGGGATCTTAGGAACCACCAATATTAACCTAAGAGCATCTGAATACCAAAGTGGTTCTCGTGTCACCTATTCATCTTCTAACAGAAGTTACACCAACAGAGTCATGGCAACCCATGCTTCTGGGGTGGTGAAAGGGGACTGGTCTTATGCATTTTCTTTAGGAAGACGTTGGGGTAATGAAGGCTATCAAGATGGAACATTTTACAATGCAAATTCATTTTTTGTAGCAGTTGAAAAGAAAGTAAACGATAAGCATAGCTTAAACTTTACAGGATTTTATACACCAAACAAGCGTGGAAAATCATCTCCAAATACGCAAGAAGTGTACGATCTAAAAAATATTAAGTACAACGAATATTGGGGTTACCAAGATGGTGAAAAACGCAACTCGCGTGTCAAACGGATTGCAGAGCCTGTTTTGATGTTGAACCATTACTGGGACTTCACAGATAAAACAAGTCTAAACACCAATATTGCTTACCAATTTGGAGAGCTCGGAAATAGCCGTTTGGATTATGCCGGTGGTGCCAATCCAAGTCCTTCTTATTACCAAGGCTTGCCAAGTTATTTTTTGGCAGACACGGACGGACCTGATTTAGCGGGTGCTTATGACGCTTACCAAAATTTCACGGAAGAAGGTCAATTAGATTGGAACCGTCTTTACGACGCCAACGTCACCAACAATATTACAGGGGATAATGCGGCCTATGTGTTGTATGAAGACCGTAGTGACGACACACAATTATCGGTGAATACCATCATTAACTCAGAAATCTCTGAACATGTAACCTTAAATGCAGCCATCAACTACAAACGTCTAAAGTCGCATAATTTTGCAGAAATCATTGACATGTTAGGAAGTACTACAGGCTATTTAAATATAGATTCTTTTGACCAAGTTCAGTTTGACTTGCAAAACCCAAACCAAATTGTTGGCGAAGGCGACACCTTTAGATATAACTACAACTTAGAGGCGAACATACTTAGCATGTTTGCACAAGCTCAGTTTACATACAATAAGGTAGACTTTTTCTTGGCGGTCAGCAATACTAAAACGAGTTACCAAAGAGAAGGCCTGTATCAAAGTGAAGTTTATGCAGACAACTCACTAGGTAAAGGCGAAAAAGTAGAGTTTACAGGCATCGGTACTAAAGGTGGATTCACGTATAAATTTTCTGGAAAGCATTTATTAGTTGCCAATGTGGGTTATTTAACAAAGGCACCAACCATTCGTAATACCTTTTCTAGTTCAAGAGATAACCATACCATTGTAGGAGACCAATCGGGCTTTGGTATTAACGAAGAAAAAATCAGCACGTTTGATCTGAACTATATTTATAAATCTCCGATTGTCAAAACAAGATTGACGGGGTATTTCACCAAGATGCAAGATGCGAATGAAGTTTCGTTTTATTATGCAGATGGAATTAGTGGAGTGGATTCAGGCACTGCTTTTGTACAAGAAGTTCTTGAAGGAATTGACAAAAGACATTTAGGAATCGAATTTGGGATTGAAGCGCAAGTGACGCCAACCATTAAATTAACAGGAGTTGCTTCTGTAGGTCAATATACCTATGACAACAATCCAAATTTATTATTAACTTCTAGTGACTTTATTGATGGATTAAATTTCGGGGAAGCGAACTTGGAAAATTATAAAATTGCAGGAGGCCCACAACGGGCTGCTTCTTTAGGTTTTGAATACCGCGACCCTAACTACTGGTGGTTTGGTACCACGGCAAACTTTATGTCCAATGCTTATGTTGATGTGTCTCCTTTAACGCGTACTGAGAATTTTTATCTGGATACGGATGGGATTCCATTTCCAGACTACGATCCAACACTTGCAAAAGAGTTGCTAAGACAAGAAAAATTTGATTCTTATATGCTATGGAATGCCGTAGGAGGGAAGTCTTGGAAAGTGGGTAACAAGTACATCAGTCTGTTTGTAAGTTTAAACAACATTTTGAATACCCAATTTAAAACGGGTGGATTCGAGCAAGGGCGTAACGCTAATTTTCAATCTTTAAAAGAAGATACGAGTGCCCCAAAACGACGTTTTGGACCGAAATACTGGTTTGGTCGTGGGACCACTTACTTCATAAACCTTAATCTTAGATTCTAA
- a CDS encoding DUF5689 domain-containing protein, with protein MKTINFKNYLRALFASVAIVSCVQDDDFSVPESLGDEENKNLKTLLERIETGHVQLITIEQLKSQFYSGEDATLISSEIAIKGFVSSSDLTGNFYKEFFIQNSTENATDAIKISLNQVNSYNRFNKGREIYIYLKGLFLGEVKSGDGVYTIGGNTKDGEVETLTSNRYPSHIFRSASTEMIIPKSVSILESKDIGVFVTFDKVEFPISSVGQPFVDPADDYDSHKNVQRCSGFSYYNFILETSSFASFKNEVITDGGGSISGIVSKTYNGSELVLVLNTTEDVELNSSRCTLSDSNEFSVIFEDDFESYPNNSSITGVWNNFIEAGSKKWKIKTTTDSQNQGSKIAQIGAYNSGDPSNIAWLISPPINLDSQSIEFINFQSSNSFSDNSNLELLISTDWNATNSGVISATWSALPGIIVSDSESYQNWIDSSYIDLSAYSGTAFIAFKYTGGGTNNSGTFEIDNFQVITQN; from the coding sequence ATGAAAACAATTAATTTCAAAAACTATCTACGAGCACTCTTCGCGAGTGTTGCTATTGTGTCTTGTGTACAAGACGACGATTTTTCGGTCCCAGAAAGTTTAGGGGATGAAGAAAACAAAAATTTAAAGACTCTTTTAGAGCGCATTGAAACTGGACACGTCCAGTTAATTACAATCGAACAATTAAAAAGTCAGTTTTACTCAGGAGAAGATGCCACTTTAATTTCTTCAGAAATAGCCATTAAAGGCTTTGTTTCTTCATCGGATTTAACAGGGAATTTTTATAAAGAATTTTTTATTCAAAATTCAACAGAAAATGCAACAGATGCAATTAAAATCTCATTAAATCAAGTCAATTCATACAATCGGTTTAATAAGGGTAGAGAAATTTATATTTACTTAAAAGGATTGTTTTTAGGAGAGGTAAAAAGCGGAGATGGTGTATATACGATTGGAGGAAATACTAAGGACGGTGAAGTTGAGACCTTGACCTCAAACAGGTATCCATCTCATATTTTTAGATCTGCAAGTACAGAAATGATTATTCCAAAATCAGTGTCCATACTTGAAAGCAAGGATATAGGGGTTTTCGTTACTTTCGACAAGGTCGAGTTTCCAATCAGCTCTGTAGGTCAGCCTTTTGTTGATCCAGCAGATGATTATGACAGTCATAAAAACGTTCAACGTTGTTCAGGCTTTTCGTATTACAATTTTATATTAGAAACGAGTTCATTTGCAAGTTTTAAGAACGAAGTTATAACTGATGGAGGCGGCTCCATTTCTGGGATTGTGTCTAAAACCTACAACGGTTCAGAATTGGTTTTAGTTTTAAATACTACAGAGGATGTAGAATTAAATTCATCTCGTTGTACTCTATCAGATTCGAATGAGTTTTCAGTTATTTTTGAAGATGATTTTGAGTCCTATCCAAATAATTCGTCAATAACGGGTGTTTGGAACAATTTTATAGAAGCCGGAAGCAAAAAATGGAAAATTAAAACAACAACTGACAGTCAAAATCAAGGAAGTAAAATCGCTCAAATAGGAGCCTATAATTCTGGAGACCCTTCTAATATTGCTTGGTTAATTTCGCCACCTATTAACTTGGACTCACAATCAATAGAGTTTATCAACTTTCAATCATCCAACAGTTTTAGTGACAATAGCAATTTGGAATTGCTAATTTCAACAGACTGGAATGCCACCAACTCAGGAGTTATTTCAGCGACATGGTCAGCCCTGCCAGGAATTATAGTTTCGGATTCAGAATCTTATCAGAACTGGATTGACTCTAGCTATATAGATTTAAGTGCTTATTCTGGAACGGCCTTTATTGCTTTTAAATACACTGGTGGGGGGACCAATAACAGTGGTACTTTTGAAATTGACAACTTTCAAGTCATCACTCAGAATTAG
- a CDS encoding protease complex subunit PrcB family protein, which translates to MKTITLILSLFLSLGCNNSDPQTPFQSTEITFTEIGKGALFGNGVENISQTSLLINNQTEWQNLMNQMDSVNNISDTFPETNIDFETYSIVAVFLEIKSNGWEVVINTIIENEDNITISTQETEFFSTVITQPFHIVKIPKTTKEIVTEQ; encoded by the coding sequence ATGAAAACAATAACTCTAATTTTAAGCTTATTTCTTTCTTTAGGTTGTAATAATAGTGACCCTCAAACGCCATTTCAATCTACTGAAATTACTTTTACTGAAATTGGTAAAGGAGCGTTGTTTGGAAATGGTGTTGAAAACATCTCACAAACAAGCCTTCTGATTAATAACCAAACAGAATGGCAAAATCTTATGAATCAAATGGACTCCGTAAACAATATTTCTGATACTTTCCCTGAAACTAATATTGATTTTGAAACCTATTCGATTGTTGCAGTATTTTTAGAAATCAAAAGCAATGGTTGGGAGGTCGTCATTAATACCATAATAGAAAATGAAGATAACATTACCATATCAACTCAGGAAACAGAATTTTTTAGTACAGTAATAACTCAGCCTTTTCATATTGTTAAAATACCCAAAACAACTAAAGAAATAGTTACGGAGCAATAA
- a CDS encoding protease complex subunit PrcB family protein, producing the protein MKTITLILSLFLSLGCNNSDPQTPFQSTEITPILISKGELFNGNYNPTRHIETFDNSTSWNTFVADVWSIAAIPDEAIVNFDEHIVIAAFDMPQPTGGHSIDIVSITENAENIVVVIDKLNNGDATQMPTRPYHFVKIPKTTKEIVTEQ; encoded by the coding sequence ATGAAAACAATAACTCTAATTTTAAGCTTATTTCTTTCTTTAGGTTGTAATAATAGTGACCCTCAAACGCCATTTCAATCTACTGAAATAACACCAATACTGATTAGTAAAGGAGAACTATTTAACGGAAATTACAATCCTACACGACATATTGAAACATTTGATAATTCAACTTCATGGAATACTTTTGTTGCCGATGTTTGGTCAATAGCAGCAATACCCGATGAAGCAATTGTAAATTTTGACGAGCATATCGTTATTGCTGCTTTTGATATGCCACAACCGACTGGAGGTCATAGTATCGATATTGTTTCTATCACTGAAAATGCCGAAAACATAGTAGTTGTAATTGATAAACTAAATAATGGAGATGCTACACAAATGCCTACACGCCCATATCACTTTGTTAAAATACCCAAAACAACTAAAGAAATAGTTACGGAGCAATAA
- a CDS encoding OmpA family protein, which yields MKNIISIFIITLMSSFCLTAQSNATKKADKHFNKYQFVEAAEDYLKLATDGDADAYVYGQLAECYYNVFKTVEAEMWYAKALETSSSPEMIYNYSQMLKANGKYEESNIQLDKFASMRPADHRATAFRANPNYLPKILEKGKKFNVQNLPINSEVSDFGGTLQDGKLYITSARNNNRKTYGWNEEPFLDIYTSTVDSDGAFQMPAIIKENINTKYHEGTVSFSPDGNTMYFSRESYYDKVFERDSLTKYKISVLNLYKSVKQEDQWSEAEALSLNGDSYSVKNPTVSADGSTLYFASDKTGGYGQFDIYSAPIDADGSVGEATNMGQKLNTEGQEMFPFISSNNTLYFSSNGHLGLGGMDVYFAKVVDGKVGPVRNIGIPVNGNADDFAFSMNEETEEGFVSSNREGGKGSDDIYAIKKLQPICDVLMTVTVKDSKTGLILEGARVDIKDAEGTVFGTKVSNAEGIVEYIIECDIDTILTGSKVDYESGMTTVAGTSEEEVSAELLLTPIDEIILANKVILNPIYFDFDKSNITAQAAFELDKLVQLMTKYESIVISAESHTDSRGSASYNLSLSDRRAKTTAQYVISKGIDASRITGTGKGEMTPNVDCGSKCTEDEHQLNRRSEFFILEGNPNDE from the coding sequence ATGAAAAATATTATATCAATTTTTATCATCACTTTAATGAGTAGTTTTTGCTTAACTGCTCAAAGTAATGCCACAAAAAAAGCGGACAAGCATTTTAACAAATATCAATTTGTTGAAGCAGCTGAAGATTACTTAAAATTAGCAACCGACGGCGACGCAGATGCTTATGTCTATGGACAACTGGCAGAATGCTATTACAATGTATTCAAAACTGTAGAGGCAGAAATGTGGTATGCCAAAGCATTGGAAACTTCTTCTAGCCCAGAGATGATTTACAATTACTCTCAAATGCTAAAAGCAAACGGGAAATATGAAGAGTCTAACATACAGTTAGATAAATTTGCTTCCATGCGCCCAGCAGATCACAGAGCCACAGCATTTAGAGCCAACCCTAATTATTTGCCTAAAATTTTAGAGAAAGGCAAAAAATTCAATGTTCAGAATTTACCGATCAACTCTGAGGTTTCAGATTTTGGAGGCACACTTCAAGATGGGAAACTTTACATTACTTCTGCTAGAAATAACAATCGAAAAACCTACGGATGGAATGAAGAGCCTTTTTTGGATATCTACACTTCCACAGTAGATAGTGACGGTGCTTTTCAAATGCCTGCCATTATTAAGGAAAACATCAATACAAAATACCACGAAGGAACCGTAAGTTTTTCTCCAGATGGAAATACGATGTATTTTTCTCGTGAAAGTTATTACGATAAAGTTTTTGAAAGAGATTCGTTGACAAAATACAAAATCAGTGTTTTGAACCTCTATAAGAGCGTGAAGCAAGAAGACCAATGGTCGGAAGCAGAAGCCTTGTCTTTAAATGGAGACAGCTATTCTGTTAAAAACCCAACAGTCAGTGCGGACGGCAGTACCTTATATTTTGCTTCGGACAAAACAGGGGGTTACGGTCAATTTGACATTTACAGTGCGCCTATTGATGCAGATGGATCCGTAGGTGAAGCCACTAATATGGGGCAAAAATTAAATACAGAGGGACAAGAAATGTTTCCGTTTATCAGCTCAAATAATACACTCTATTTTTCTTCTAATGGCCATTTAGGGCTTGGAGGTATGGATGTGTATTTTGCAAAGGTAGTGGATGGAAAAGTAGGCCCTGTACGAAATATAGGAATTCCTGTGAATGGAAATGCCGATGATTTTGCGTTTAGCATGAATGAAGAAACCGAAGAAGGGTTTGTGTCTTCTAACAGAGAAGGCGGAAAAGGAAGCGATGATATCTATGCCATCAAGAAACTGCAACCGATTTGCGATGTGTTAATGACCGTTACCGTAAAAGACAGCAAAACAGGCTTGATTTTAGAAGGTGCAAGAGTTGACATTAAAGATGCTGAAGGCACTGTTTTTGGAACGAAAGTATCAAACGCTGAAGGCATTGTTGAATACATCATTGAATGTGATATAGATACGATACTAACAGGGTCTAAAGTCGATTACGAAAGTGGCATGACAACCGTTGCGGGAACCAGTGAAGAAGAAGTTTCTGCGGAACTACTCTTAACTCCAATTGATGAAATTATCCTTGCAAACAAAGTCATTTTAAATCCTATTTACTTTGATTTTGACAAATCGAACATCACGGCACAGGCAGCTTTTGAGTTGGATAAACTCGTACAATTGATGACTAAATACGAATCGATTGTGATCAGTGCAGAGTCGCATACAGATTCTCGTGGATCAGCCTCCTATAACTTATCGTTGTCAGACAGACGTGCCAAAACAACGGCTCAGTATGTGATTTCTAAAGGGATTGATGCCAGTAGAATTACTGGAACAGGCAAAGGAGAAATGACTCCTAATGTAGATTGTGGTAGCAAGTGTACAGAAGACGAACACCAACTAAACAGACGTTCTGAGTTCTTTATCTTGGAAGGAAATCCAAATGATGAGTAA
- a CDS encoding PorP/SprF family type IX secretion system membrane protein yields the protein MKNLVIILFTLLCASQVNAQQDPQYTQYMYNMNIINPAYTGSTEGLAVGALYRSQWVGLDGGPETFTFNIHSPVGKRVGLGLSIIADQIGPVKETNAYVDFSYTIPVGTVTKLAFGVKGGFTFHDIGIAESQITLIDQGDPFFANAINETTPNIGAGAYFYKPSKYYISVSIPNILNGVHLDANGTKIGSESEHFFAAAGYVFDLSENFKLKPHTLIKYAFDAPVSYDINANVFMFDVVEVGVGYRLEDSFSGMVNFQVMDNLRIGYAYDAIQSDLDIVTSSSHEIFINFDLNFSTKVSRSPRYF from the coding sequence ATGAAAAATTTAGTAATAATTTTATTTACACTACTGTGTGCCTCTCAGGTGAATGCACAACAGGATCCACAGTACACGCAGTATATGTACAATATGAATATTATCAATCCAGCTTATACAGGATCCACCGAAGGCTTGGCCGTTGGCGCCTTGTACCGTAGCCAATGGGTGGGACTCGATGGAGGGCCAGAAACCTTTACATTTAACATCCACTCCCCTGTTGGGAAACGAGTTGGCTTGGGATTGTCTATAATCGCAGATCAAATTGGCCCTGTTAAGGAAACCAATGCGTATGTAGATTTCTCTTACACCATTCCAGTCGGAACGGTGACCAAATTAGCATTTGGTGTGAAGGGTGGTTTTACCTTTCATGATATAGGGATTGCAGAAAGTCAAATTACACTGATAGATCAAGGCGATCCATTTTTTGCAAATGCCATCAACGAAACCACTCCTAACATAGGAGCTGGAGCCTATTTCTATAAGCCAAGCAAGTACTATATTTCGGTATCAATCCCAAACATTTTAAATGGGGTGCATTTAGATGCGAACGGGACAAAAATTGGTTCGGAGTCCGAACACTTTTTTGCAGCTGCAGGGTATGTGTTTGATCTTTCAGAAAACTTTAAATTAAAGCCACATACACTTATAAAATATGCGTTTGATGCGCCTGTGAGTTACGATATAAATGCAAATGTATTTATGTTTGATGTTGTAGAAGTAGGTGTCGGCTATCGATTGGAAGATTCTTTTAGTGGGATGGTAAATTTTCAGGTTATGGACAATCTAAGAATTGGATATGCGTATGATGCGATTCAATCGGATTTGGACATTGTGACCAGTTCATCGCATGAAATTTTTATTAATTTTGACCTTAATTTCTCAACTAAAGTTTCACGGTCTCCACGTTATTTCTAA